From Paenibacillus sp. PL2-23:
CTTCTTCCGAATCCACAACGACCACACGCCATGGCTGAAGGTTAGCGGACGACGGGGCCGATGATGCGTCCTTAATGATTTGAGTCATCTCATCCCTGGGAATCTGGTGATCTGACTGGTAGACTTTCACAGATCGGCGACCTTTCATAATACTCTCAAAATGGTTTTGCTTGAATACGGACATGCTGGATCTCTCCTTCTATGTTTTTTGTGAATACGTGCACGTATCTTCACATTGCAAAGTGTAAACTATGAAGTATACTTTATAGCAAGAGGGTGAATGGGGGGATGTTTATGAGGATTAGTGAGGTAGCAAAACAGTCTGGACTTCCGATATCAACCATTCGATATTACGAAAAAGAAGGAATCATTCCAGATGAATTTACATGTAGAGATCAAAATAATTATCGAATATACAATGTGGATATTCTTCGCCACCTGGAGGTTGTGAAGACTTGCTTGGCTGTCGGGTTTTCGATTCACGATTTGAAGGCCATGATGGCGATGAAGGGAATTCCAAAAGAAGAGCAGGCACGTATGCTTAAGCATAAAATATCCGAAATAGAAGCAGCACAAGCGAACCTGGAAAAATCCAAACAAGCGCTTGTCGACATTCTGGGATCGAATATTTGGTGTGAGGAAGGGTTCGGGAAGCATTAGCGAAGGAGTCATAAGAAAGAGGCTGATCCATAGGGCAGCCTCTTTCTCGTTGTGTAATCAATGCGCTGGTTTTGTTTTGTGGCGAGCTACCTTAGCCCGATTCCCGCATATACTCATCGAGCACCATTTTCGACGGCCGGTTGTATCCATGAACAGCAATACGCAATCGGGGTTGGCACAACGACGGAGCAGCAGCAAATCCCCCTGTGCCAGTAATTGCAGCGTATCGAATGCAATCAGGGAGAGGATGGAAGCCTCTTCGGAGCCTTCAGGTATGGGAAGCAACGAGCCATTCATGAATTGAAAAGATAATGGAGCTTGCTTTACCAAATGTTCAAGCTGAACGATCCAGTCTTCCTTGGGCTGATGTCCATCTGCGATATGTTCAAAGCCGCCACGCAAAATACCACGAAGCTCCTTCAAAAGAGACATTCCTATACCTGTAAATTGTTTTTCTTCCCACAGATGTGAGAATAAGAGATTAGATTCTTTGATTACGTTGAACCATTCGGCAACATCTCTATCGGTTGAGAGCAGGTCATAACGTATTCCACGCTTCACAACCTCAGTATTCACAAGATCTAAAGCAACATGACCGGATATTAACGAAAAACCTGTAGGTGAAGCCATCCCTGCGCCTCCAGACTAATGTTGATTGAAACTAACCATATAATAACCTATTGACAGG
This genomic window contains:
- a CDS encoding MerR family transcriptional regulator, with the protein product MRISEVAKQSGLPISTIRYYEKEGIIPDEFTCRDQNNYRIYNVDILRHLEVVKTCLAVGFSIHDLKAMMAMKGIPKEEQARMLKHKISEIEAAQANLEKSKQALVDILGSNIWCEEGFGKH
- a CDS encoding CGNR zinc finger domain-containing protein is translated as MASPTGFSLISGHVALDLVNTEVVKRGIRYDLLSTDRDVAEWFNVIKESNLLFSHLWEEKQFTGIGMSLLKELRGILRGGFEHIADGHQPKEDWIVQLEHLVKQAPLSFQFMNGSLLPIPEGSEEASILSLIAFDTLQLLAQGDLLLLRRCANPDCVLLFMDTTGRRKWCSMSICGNRAKVARHKTKPAH